One window from the genome of Nicotiana sylvestris chromosome 9, ASM39365v2, whole genome shotgun sequence encodes:
- the LOC138878583 gene encoding uncharacterized protein → MCIISDRHDAIWKATSIVYPEVPHCACMFHLWNNIKTNFRKSQKQIKEVYFALARAYTVEEFNGHMAELEAIDSRVKTYLMDIGYDKWSRAHSKANRTMTMTSNIAESVNAANKHARYLPVVNLLDFMTTLIQKWNYTNWKDALESFLKIGAKYEKILADNTILSQTMTICIFKIIKTLHVLSSTEFLHLVIDGQTRNVVRLHERNCTCGRFQLDDIPCPHAMAVIQKFHMDSYKYCSDYYNIDYLLKTYEIPVNPLPDETT, encoded by the exons ATGTGCATTATATCAGACAGGCATGATGCTATATGGAAAGCAACTTCAATTGTCTATCCAGAAGTCCCTCATTGTGCATGTATGTTCCATCTGTGGAACAACATAAAGACAAACTTCAGGAAGAGCCAAAAACAAATCAAAGAAGTATATTTTGCGTTAGCAAGAGCATACACTGTTGAAGAATTCAACGGGCATATGGCAGAGTTAGAAGCTATTGATAGTAGAGTGAAAACATACCTGATGGATATTGGATATGATAAATGGTCTCGGGCGCATTCCAAGGCAAATAGAACCATGACCATGACATCGAATATTGCGGAATCAGTAAATGCAGCAAACAAGCACGCAAGATACCTCCCAGTTGTGAATTTGCTTGACTTTATGACAACATTGATTCAAAAATGGAATTACACTAATTGGAAGGATGCATTGGAATCATTTTTGAAGATTGGTGCAAAGTATGAAAAAATATTGGCAGATAATACTATCTTATCACAGACGATGACAATATGCATTTTCAAAATCATAAAAACACTGCAT GTGTTGTCATCAACTGAATTCTTACATTTAGTAATTGATGGCCAAACAAGAAATGTGGTGCGCCTACATGAAAGAAACTGCACTTGTGGGAGGTTTCAGCTAGACGATATTCCATGTCCACATGCAATGGCAGTTATACAAAAATTCCATATGGATTCATACAAGTATTGCTCAGATTACTACAACATAGACTACTTGCTGAAAACATATGAGATACCAGTAAATCCATTGCCTGATGAAACAACGTAG